TCAGTCAGGACCGTGATTGGTCTGTCGAATACGTGCGGATCCGGCTCTCTCCGCAACCGGACTACTATTTTGAGGTGCCGACCGGGTATCAACGTTGGGTTCCACCATCTTTGCCGCGTGAACGAGGATAAGGAGCCTGCGACGGTCAGGAAGGGATTTCATGGTGCTGCAGAGTGAGAAGCATTCGGATGGAGGCTGGAGACGGTGTGTGGCCATGGCCCTGTTGTCGTTGTTGCTGATGGGGGGGGGGGCCGAGACATCCATGGCGAGTTCGGTGAAGGAGGTGCAGGCGGCCTTCGACAAGAAACATTATCAGGAGGCCCTGGATCTCATTGAGCAGATCACCAAGGAGAAGGAGGCTCAACCGGATATTCGTCGGCTGAAGATTCGGTCGTTGATCTTTCTGGGCAAGCCGAAGGATGCCTTGGCAGACTATGACCGGCTTGAACAGGACCTGAAACAGGAAGATCGAGCCCTTCTCAGAGAGGTCTCGCTGGGATTCATCTATGTGCTCCTAAAGGATATGCGCGAACAGATGCGCGGGGCTGCCTACACGGCGTTGAAAGATGTGGATTCCCCGGAAACCATTCCTTCATTGGAGGATGGTCTGAGTGATGGGTCTGGATTGGTGCGTGCCCTTGCGGCGGAGGCTCTTGGAAAGCTCGATGCCGGGCGACGGTCGCCACGATTGCGGAATGCCCTGGAAGACCAGGCCGGTCTGGTGAAGGCCACGGTGCTGAAGGCATTGGGGAAAAGTCACGACCGCTCGGTGATTCCGCTGTTAGAAAAGGCGCTGAAGGACGAACAGCCGGTCGTGCGGCTGGCTGCTGCCGGTGCGCTCTATCATGCCGGTCAATCCGCCATGTGGGATGTCGTTCAAAAGGCAGCCTCGGCTCCAAATCCCGAGGAGCGCGCCTCAGCCCTGCGGATGGTGGGTGAATTGAAGGATGCACGGGGATTGCCGATCCTTCTGGAAGCGATCACCAATACGCAGCCTTCAGTGCGAGGCGCTGCGGCATCGGCGTTGGGAGAACTTGGAAAGGTTCAAGGCATTCCCGCTCTGGAACAGGCCCTAGAGGACAAGATTCCCGCCGTGAAAACTTCGGCGGCCATCAGTTTGGGCGAATTGGGCGTGAAGGATTCTCTGGTTGCGTTGAGGAAGGCCTTGGCTGATCGCAATCCGGTCGTCAAGGCCGCCGTGGTATCGGCGCTCCTTCGGGTTGACGAACCATTCGAGTCCATTGCCGAAGACCTGTATGGACTCGCGCAGAATAACGATCCGGGAACACGCTCGGCTGCCGGGAAGGCTGCCGGTAGGGCTCATGGGGTCAATACCAGAGCCGCGGTGGAATTTCTCGGCGGACTCCTGAAGGATCCGATTCCCCGTCCACGCATTGCTGCGGCACGGGCGCTGGGGCAAATCGGCGGGGCCGAAGTCTTGCCGATGCTGAAAGCCGCCTTGCACGACGAGGATGATGCAGTCCGTGCGACGGTTGGCGGGGCCATTGTCCGGATCTTGGGGCGCACGAAGCCCCTGCCCAGCCCTGTGAAATCATAGTTCCTCCGGGATAGGGTCGGCTGGTTTTGAAGTTGACAGTGCGAGTTGGATTCCAGTATAGAGAAATGTTCAGGGGCCTAGTCGTGGTCGAGGGAGAGCCACGTCAAGTAATGAGTACTGTTAAAACAAGGGGTTACAGTCACCAGCCCTTGTGATTGTGTGGTGACGACGTAGTTGGCCGGTTAATGTTCATTACAAGGAGGCAGTGACATGAAGAAGGGTGCGATGAAAGTAGTGTTCGGCGTTGCGGCCGCAGCATTTTTGGCTGCGCCCCTCACCTCATTTGCCGGAGGCACGATCGCGGGGAAAGTGACCTATCCCGGGAAGGCAGAGCAGAAGGAATTTTCCTTCGCCAAGTTCCCGAACCCGAAGTTTTGTCCGAAGAACCCCAACAAGAGCCTCATGGACGGCGATAAGCGCTTCCTCAAGACCATCGAAGTGGCGAAGGATGGTGGCTTGAAGGGTGCGGTTGTGGCCGTGGTCGATATCGAAGATCAGGCTTTCCAGGATGGTTTCAAGGGGACGGACGTCACGGCGGAATTCTGTGAATTCTTGCCGTTCAGCGGCGTCGTGGTGAACAACAAGAATTTCCGCGCTGAGAACAAGGATGCGGATCCTGATGATCCCAAGTCCGTCCTGGGCGTGTTGCACAACCCGCACAGCTTCACGGTGAAGGGCTCCACCTCGGCCACCGGTTTCAACATCGGTTTGGCCAAGAAGGGTGACAAGCTGGAGAAGCCGGTGACCTTCCGTGGCGGCGCCGAAAAGGCTGGCTACTATCGGTTGCAGTGCGACCAGCATGAGTTCATGCAATCTTTCTTCTTGCCGGTCTGGAATCCGTACCATGCAGTGGTGAAGGATGACGGTTCGTTCGAGATCCCGGGCGTGCCTGCCGGCAAGCACAAGGTGGTTGTTTGGCACCCGTTCGTCGGCAAGGGCAAGCTGAACGAATTCGAGATCGAGGTAGCCGAGGGTGGAACGGCAAACTTGAAGGCTGAAATCAAGTAGTCGTTTCCGTTTAGATGTGATGCGGGGATATCCCGCTCGGAGAGGGGCAGTGGTTCACGGTTGAGCCACTGCCCTTTTTCTTTGCGTGCCGCTGCCCTCCTCGGGTATTCCTCCAGATGCAGAGGCGTTTTCGCTGCATCCGCTTCGCCGAAATAGCTCGCTAGGTGGCTTTCATGAATAGGTAGTTGAAGTGGTCGTGCCCGCCAATGGCTCGCCTTGCGTTTCCCTTTCTGAACTCGGTAAGATGCCCAATTTATACGCCATATTATCGAAGTGGGGGATCTGTGCCTCGCGAATTGTCTCTCGCCGAAGTGTTCCAGTTGGGCTACTACTGGGAAACAAAAATTCTCTTAACTGCCGTGAAGTTAGACGTCTTTTCGTTGCTCGACGGTCAAGGACGCAGCGCGGCGGAACTCGCTAAACAGCTTGGTGCCGACACACGTGCCTTGGAATTGCTCCTGAACGCTTTGGTGGCTATCCGGCTTCTCGCTAAGAACGAAACAGTCTACGCAAACACGCTGGTGGCACAGACCCATCTGGTCAAGCATGGGCCACAGTATGTCGGGCATTTGCTCCTGCTGCATGATGCCGAGTGGGACAACTGGGGCAAGTTGGAGGAGGCCATCAAAACAGGCCGCTCACCCGTGTCCCGCCATGTGTTCGAGACGGATCCGGCGTTAGGCGCCAATGTTTTGTCCGTCCTGCATCGAATCGGGCAGCAGAGTGGGCCGGATTTGGCGAAGCGTCTGGGGCTCGGTCAGGCTCGGACCATTCTGGATTTAGGCGGTGGGGCGGGAACGAATGCCATCGCATTCTGCCGGGTGTATCCGACCCTGTCTGCCACCGTGTTTGATCTGGCGACGACCCTTCCGTTGACGGAGCGAACGGTGAAGGAGGCGGGGCTTGAGGGTAGGATTGCGCTGAAGTCCGGCGATTTTAATCGTGACTCCCTCGGGGGGCCTTACGACGTGGTGTTGATGTCGGACATCCTGCACTACCAGAATCTGGCGACCAACGCCGCACTGGTGAAGAAAATTCATGCCCACCTGAATCCCGGTGGACGCTTGGTCATCAAGGATCGGTTTCTCGACGCATCCGGCACGAGTCCGGCGTGGACGGCGGCCTTTGCGGTGCACATTCTGGTGAACACCGAACAGGGGGGCTGTTACCGCACGGCTGAGGCCATGCAGTGGATGCATGACGGGGGATATACCTCGGTCGAAGAAATTGAACGGACTGCCGTGGTGCAGGGGTTTAAACCGCAGGCGGAGTAGGAACAGCGATGTTTGAATTTCTCCGACAGCCGGGATTTTTCGGGACTCATGCCACGATGGGAGCGGATCTCAGTCAGTTGATGGCGACCCTGTTTACTGCGTTGTTCATCCTTGGCTGGGTCCAGGGCAAACAGCATCGTGGGCACCAGCACCACTGGTTGATGCTCGGTGGAATGGTCACGATGGTGGGGTTTTTTACCGCCTACTATCTCTTCCGGCAGTTGGGCGTGCTGGCGTTTGAAGGGAAAGAAGGATTCGGCGGGTCTCAGGCTCTTTACGACTACGTGTTTATTCCCGTCCTGACGGTGCATATCATTTTAGTCATTATCGGGCTGGTCATGGCGGTCTATATGATCGTCCTGGGGTTTCGATCTCAACAGATCCTCAGTGGCACACGGAGCTTGAGCGCGTCGCTTTTGCAAA
The sequence above is a segment of the Nitrospira sp. genome. Coding sequences within it:
- a CDS encoding HEAT repeat domain-containing protein; amino-acid sequence: MVLQSEKHSDGGWRRCVAMALLSLLLMGGGAETSMASSVKEVQAAFDKKHYQEALDLIEQITKEKEAQPDIRRLKIRSLIFLGKPKDALADYDRLEQDLKQEDRALLREVSLGFIYVLLKDMREQMRGAAYTALKDVDSPETIPSLEDGLSDGSGLVRALAAEALGKLDAGRRSPRLRNALEDQAGLVKATVLKALGKSHDRSVIPLLEKALKDEQPVVRLAAAGALYHAGQSAMWDVVQKAASAPNPEERASALRMVGELKDARGLPILLEAITNTQPSVRGAAASALGELGKVQGIPALEQALEDKIPAVKTSAAISLGELGVKDSLVALRKALADRNPVVKAAVVSALLRVDEPFESIAEDLYGLAQNNDPGTRSAAGKAAGRAHGVNTRAAVEFLGGLLKDPIPRPRIAAARALGQIGGAEVLPMLKAALHDEDDAVRATVGGAIVRILGRTKPLPSPVKS
- a CDS encoding methyltransferase domain-containing protein; translation: MPRELSLAEVFQLGYYWETKILLTAVKLDVFSLLDGQGRSAAELAKQLGADTRALELLLNALVAIRLLAKNETVYANTLVAQTHLVKHGPQYVGHLLLLHDAEWDNWGKLEEAIKTGRSPVSRHVFETDPALGANVLSVLHRIGQQSGPDLAKRLGLGQARTILDLGGGAGTNAIAFCRVYPTLSATVFDLATTLPLTERTVKEAGLEGRIALKSGDFNRDSLGGPYDVVLMSDILHYQNLATNAALVKKIHAHLNPGGRLVIKDRFLDASGTSPAWTAAFAVHILVNTEQGGCYRTAEAMQWMHDGGYTSVEEIERTAVVQGFKPQAE
- a CDS encoding DUF420 domain-containing protein yields the protein MFEFLRQPGFFGTHATMGADLSQLMATLFTALFILGWVQGKQHRGHQHHWLMLGGMVTMVGFFTAYYLFRQLGVLAFEGKEGFGGSQALYDYVFIPVLTVHIILVIIGLVMAVYMIVLGFRSQQILSGTRSLSASLLQTSWKKVSLIFVALTVVVMFLFGTRVMSAGFSMRKLEVYLGFLVLVAIVFAVEMGIQRIWPDGGQRHRALGRFTMIVYCILFLTGTFTYAMLYILYPGKIG